TTCGCGAGGAGCTCAACGAGCAGTTCGAGAGCATCAAGATCGTCAGTCCGGGTCAGTACGAGCTCAACCTGATGGAACTCTACAATCGCGAAGAGTACATCATCTCCCTGCAGGAGGACGGTCGGTACGTCATCGACGTCCCGGATTCGTGGCGAGACGGCGAGGAGTAAGACCGGCGCCGTCACGACCGATTTCTCTGTACCCCACTCTTTCGAGTGCAATCCGCGGTGTACTACCGGCCTTTGGATATGGCATTGGTATTTCGGTTCCACATGAAATGATGGTCTGGGAACCCGACGGCGGGGCGAGAATAAGCTCGAACGGCTACCGGAGAGACTCGAGTACCGTCGTCGACGACGGCGAAACGCCTCGATAGCGGTCTGCTACCGGGAGAGAAACGAGCTGTTGCCGGGAGAGAAAGATGGATTTAAGCGACGCGCTCGAGTTGGCTTCCGTATGAGCACCCCAACCAAGATCGTTCTCACCACGATCGCTGCATCGGCACTGCTGGCGCTGCTGGTCGTCGCCCAGACCACCCTCGCCTGATGTTTACGGCTCGCGACCTCTCGAGTCCCGTCGAAGCGGTTCGCGACGAGTACGCACCGGACGCGCGGATCGTCGACTGCGAGCGCGATTTCGAGACGTTACCGCCCGCCCAGGCGGAGGAACTGGGACTGTTCGCCGACGCTCTCGAGCCGGCGAGCTACCCCGCCGACTGGCTGCCGGCGGACGCCCCGACGCTACTCGCCCGGTACGCGAGTTCGGATTTCACCGTCGGGATGCCGGGCGACGGCAGCGTCGTCTGGACCCGCCAGACCGATCCGCCGACGGTCATCGTCAAACCGCGCGTCGAGGGGTCGCCCGAGCCGTTCATCGACTTCCTGCTCGCCGAGGCGCTCGTCGAACTCGACCTCGAAGTCCCCGAGCACTTCATCGGCTTCTTCGAGGAGACGTATCCTGATTTGAACCGAGCGGTCCCGCTCGACCCGAACGGAACCTACCAGGTGGCCGCCGCGCTGTACGACGGCTGGGTCGGACTCCAGACCCGCGAAGCCTTCGCCGATTGGCACGGCGACCATCC
This portion of the Haloterrigena gelatinilytica genome encodes:
- a CDS encoding DUF7089 family protein, with amino-acid sequence MFTARDLSSPVEAVRDEYAPDARIVDCERDFETLPPAQAEELGLFADALEPASYPADWLPADAPTLLARYASSDFTVGMPGDGSVVWTRQTDPPTVIVKPRVEGSPEPFIDFLLAEALVELDLEVPEHFIGFFEETYPDLNRAVPLDPNGTYQVAAALYDGWVGLQTREAFADWHGDHPELADAWQDAGARLEDRVSGLPRAVARGETEFADATELACAAIKHAIELPAPFAALDTDAYRDHGPEYAIRWAEKTFDSLAD